A genomic window from Ptychodera flava strain L36383 unplaced genomic scaffold, AS_Pfla_20210202 Scaffold_72__1_contigs__length_606033_pilon, whole genome shotgun sequence includes:
- the LOC139128825 gene encoding zinc finger protein 660-like produces the protein MFSCYYILEYFHVLRVLSNRNRGIKMASLGIMSNNSTTLRDREQQTATRNKTVSSGRYTGTRGILFSPKECSAICKAARQFDQLRELGKSFESLSSTLCQDNTSSMSGASMIIQSLVQNGYVTLEYDSTEKDREDFAAQHDHFDNKSRVDKDFISLSESHLNNDENNSQNALVQVCSNKSQECERGDWKTRLVKDCPLQIEESYFYSESGTTLVWKYGLNRNIERNNRPHECTDCGETFTQEDSLGKHSLIHSGLRLYECKECGKTSHT, from the exons ATGTTCTCCTGTTATTACATTTTGGAATATTTCCACGTTTTAAGGGTTTTGAGCAACAGGAATCGTGGTATCAAGATGGCATCATTGGGAATAATGAGTAATAACAGCACAACTTTACGGGATCGAGAGCAACAGACAGCGACTCGTAACAAGACTGTATCCAGTGGCAGATATACCGGTACACGTGGCATTCTCTTCAGTCCTAAAG AATGTTCAGCAATTTGTAAAGCCGCAAGACAATTTGACCAACTACGTGAGTTAGGAAAATCGTTTGAGAGTCTTTCAAGCACCTTATGTCAGGACAACACATCATCCATGTCAG GAGCATCAATGATCATACAGAGTCTTGTCCAAAATGGTTATGTCACCTTGGAGTATGACAGCACAGAAAAGGATAGAGAAGACTTTGCTGCACAGCATGATCACTTTGACAACAAGTCTAGAGTGGACAAAGATTTCATCAGTTTGTCTGAGAGTCATctgaataatgatgaaaataactcACAGAATGCACTGGTACAGGTATGCAGTAATAAGAGCCAGGAGTGTGAAAGAGGTGATTGGAAAACAAGGCTTGTAAAGGATTGCCCATTGCAAATAGAAGAGTCTTATTTTTACTCAGAAAGTGGGACGACATTAGTTTGGAAATATGGACTAAATCGCAATATTGAAAGAAATaacagaccacatgaatgcacGGATTGTGGTGAAACATTCACTCAAGAGGACAGTCTTGGGAAGCACAGCCTGATACATTCAGGCCTCAGActgtatgaatgcaaagagtgtggtaaaacatcaCACACTTAA
- the LOC139128827 gene encoding zinc finger protein 154-like — translation MRHSVIHTNLRPYECKVCGKTFKDSGSLRWHRFTHTGFKPHKCKECDQAFTRSTDLMKHKLIHSGLRPYECKECGKTFTQKSSLNVHSVVHSNLRPYGCEVCGKAFKDRSTLRGHNLIHSGLRSYECKECGKTFTNKTSLSRHNVVHSNLRPYECEVCDKAFKDRGNLKKHRLTHSGIRPYECKECGKTFIQKGNLRIHQLSHSGIRPYECQECGKAFKHKSNLTKHRLIHSGVKPIEPF, via the coding sequence ATGAGACACAGTGTGATCCACACAAAcctcagaccatatgaatgtaaagtatgtggtaaaacattcaaagatAGCGGCTCTCTCAGGTGGCACAGATTTACCCATACAGGCTTCAAACCCcacaaatgcaaagagtgtgatcAAGCATTTACACGTAGCACCGATCTTATGAAGCACAAACTGATTCATTCAGGTctcagaccatatgaatgtaaagagtgtggtaagacATTCACACAAAAGAGCAGTCTTAACGTACACAGTGTGGTCCATTCAAACCTCAGACCATATGGATGTGAAGTATGCGGTAAAGCATTCAAAGATAGAAGCACTCTCAGGGGGCACAATTTGATCCATTCAGGCCTCAGAtcgtatgaatgcaaagagtgtggtaaaacattcacaaacaAGACTTCTCTTAGTAGGCATAATGTGGTCCATTCAAAcctcagaccatatgaatgtGAAGTATGTGATAAAGCATTCAAAGATAGAGGCAATCTAAAGAAGCACAGATTAACCCATTCCGGCatcagaccatatgaatgcaaagagtgtggtaagacATTCATTCAAAAGGGCAATCTTAGGATTCACCAATTGAGCCACTCTGGTatcagaccatatgaatgcCAGGAGTGTGGTAAAGCATTCAAACATAAGAGCAATCTTACGAAGCATAGACTGATCCATTCGGGTGTCAAACCAATTGAGCCATTCTGA